A region of Planctomycetia bacterium DNA encodes the following proteins:
- a CDS encoding DUF1501 domain-containing protein has protein sequence MSHRKHLLDRAVSRRTVLAGAALGCGALALPLRAASAVAPRKQLLLLFLSGGASQFETWDPKPATKTGGPYRAISTSLSGVRIGELLPHSAKNMHRLSVVRSVNSGIADHFQGHYAMQAGRIVPGYPVVGSAAAKLLERPDDILPGYISIRRDGPKAYTDVGSAGFLGAKYEGVRILNNQPPENLVRPAAVAPTLADAVDRMRRSANDRFRQGREPAAIDAYGTTYDQADALMQRREIFDLTKESPADHQRYGNHDFGRNCLLARRVLQSGISCVRVTHFDWDAHQDNFYWHQVRCGEFDRTFITLLDDLEQRGMLEHTLVVVSGEMGRTPQINHLGGRDHWGRAWSVAMAGCGVKPGIVHGSTNETGTEVKDGLVKLGDLFHTYLTALGIDSQAKYEIGGQSNPVADPAAKPIAAVLA, from the coding sequence ATGTCCCATCGCAAACACCTCCTCGATCGTGCCGTCTCGCGTCGCACGGTACTTGCCGGCGCGGCGCTCGGTTGCGGCGCCCTCGCATTGCCGTTGCGGGCAGCCTCTGCCGTCGCGCCGCGCAAGCAACTCCTGCTGCTATTTCTTTCCGGCGGCGCGAGTCAGTTCGAAACTTGGGATCCCAAGCCCGCCACGAAGACCGGCGGACCTTACCGCGCGATTTCGACTTCGCTCTCCGGCGTCCGAATCGGTGAGCTCTTGCCGCACTCGGCGAAGAACATGCACCGGCTCAGCGTCGTGCGCAGCGTAAACTCCGGCATCGCCGATCATTTCCAGGGGCACTACGCGATGCAGGCCGGGCGCATCGTCCCCGGCTATCCGGTGGTCGGCTCGGCGGCGGCGAAGTTGCTCGAACGTCCGGATGACATCTTGCCCGGCTACATTTCGATTCGTCGCGATGGGCCCAAGGCTTACACCGATGTGGGGAGCGCCGGGTTCTTAGGCGCAAAGTACGAGGGAGTTCGGATTCTCAACAATCAGCCGCCGGAAAACTTAGTGCGACCCGCTGCCGTCGCACCGACGCTGGCTGATGCGGTCGATCGGATGCGTCGAAGCGCGAACGATCGCTTTCGACAAGGTCGTGAACCGGCAGCGATCGATGCCTACGGCACGACGTACGATCAAGCCGACGCGCTCATGCAGCGCCGCGAGATTTTCGATCTCACGAAAGAATCGCCGGCCGACCACCAGCGCTACGGCAACCACGACTTCGGCCGCAACTGTTTGCTCGCGCGCCGCGTGCTGCAGTCCGGAATCAGCTGCGTGCGCGTGACGCACTTCGATTGGGACGCGCATCAAGACAATTTCTACTGGCATCAGGTGCGCTGCGGCGAGTTCGACCGGACGTTCATCACGCTGCTCGACGACCTTGAGCAGCGTGGCATGCTGGAACACACGCTCGTCGTCGTCAGCGGCGAAATGGGCCGCACGCCGCAGATCAACCATCTCGGCGGACGCGATCATTGGGGACGAGCTTGGAGCGTGGCGATGGCCGGCTGCGGAGTGAAGCCGGGAATCGTGCATGGGTCGACGAATGAGACAGGCACCGAAGTCAAAGACGGCCTGGTCAAGCTCGGCGACCTGTTCCACACCTATCTCACGGCTCTCGGCATCGACTCTCAAGCCAAGTACGAAATCGGCGGCCAATCGAATCCTGTCGCCGATCCGGCGGCGAAACCCATCGCCGCCGTGCTCGCTTAA